The proteins below are encoded in one region of Arthrobacter sp. CJ23:
- the cpaB gene encoding Flp pilus assembly protein CpaB: MKSRLLAGSAAALLAVIGVVLVFSYAQGADQRAVQNLAPVDVLVVKAAIPAGTPVDAMRDSLVTQQLPESAVPKSALHTLGDSAGKVAAVDLVPGETLVAERLVAPDALKTPGDVKVPAGLQEVSFQLEPQRVVGGQLVPGDHVGIFISMSGGGIEAKPDKETTELTIHKVLVTAVQRGPQAAGSAQPTPNPSSGAAADPNASALPTGSLLLTVAVSDVDASKIVFASEFAKIWLSKEPLDAKDNGPRIIQRSEVYK, encoded by the coding sequence GTGAAGTCACGCTTGTTGGCAGGATCGGCAGCAGCACTGCTGGCCGTCATTGGGGTGGTTCTCGTCTTCTCTTACGCGCAAGGAGCGGATCAACGGGCGGTCCAGAACCTTGCACCTGTTGACGTGTTGGTGGTCAAGGCGGCCATCCCTGCCGGTACCCCTGTGGATGCCATGAGGGATTCCCTGGTTACCCAGCAACTGCCGGAATCGGCGGTCCCCAAGTCAGCGCTACACACGCTGGGGGACTCAGCGGGCAAAGTCGCCGCCGTTGACCTCGTCCCTGGCGAGACGTTGGTGGCCGAACGCTTGGTCGCCCCGGACGCACTCAAGACTCCCGGGGACGTGAAGGTGCCGGCAGGGCTCCAGGAGGTCTCCTTTCAGTTGGAACCCCAGCGGGTGGTAGGAGGACAGCTGGTTCCCGGCGACCATGTTGGAATATTCATCTCCATGTCCGGCGGTGGAATCGAAGCGAAGCCGGACAAGGAAACCACAGAACTGACCATCCACAAGGTTCTCGTGACCGCGGTCCAGCGTGGCCCACAAGCGGCAGGGAGCGCACAGCCGACGCCGAATCCCAGCTCCGGTGCGGCGGCTGATCCCAATGCCAGTGCACTTCCCACAGGATCCCTCCTGCTGACCGTGGCCGTCAGCGATGTGGATGCGTCCAAGATCGTTTTCGCCTCCGAGTTCGCCAAGATTTGGCTGAGCAAGGAGCCACTCGACGCCAAAGACAACGGACCCAGGATCATTCAGAGGAGCGAGGTGTACAAGTGA
- a CDS encoding Tad domain-containing protein encodes MQRLMVREDGERGAVAVLVALLLVVLLGFAALAVDAGMLYSEKAQVQNGSDAAALAVAQKCAANTGDPDCSTTSPLAISIANKNAVDGLNNIKSINLDLSNRKVTVTAGAKQSGGPANAVSLFFARVLGFSTADVVANSSVQWGSALAGRTAFPLAYSICQVQGYIGGALQLLQDHGTGANPSCHYGPSGATVAGGFGWIVQDAGVCGGTINLAVSEGGSAPGNSLPNNCSATLQKWSDTITAGRDVIVLLPVFDAVTGTGNGAVYHLVSFAAFKVAGWKFSGNNSTPDAFRNTTSDVSSALACTGNCRGIIGSFVKYVSLADGYSLGPVDAYGATIVRFTY; translated from the coding sequence ATGCAGCGGCTGATGGTCCGTGAGGACGGTGAACGTGGGGCTGTTGCGGTCCTTGTTGCCCTTCTTCTGGTGGTGCTGCTCGGCTTCGCGGCCCTTGCCGTGGATGCGGGAATGCTCTATTCGGAGAAGGCCCAAGTCCAAAACGGCTCCGACGCCGCGGCCCTCGCAGTGGCCCAGAAGTGTGCCGCGAACACGGGCGATCCGGATTGCTCTACCACGTCCCCGCTCGCGATCAGCATTGCCAACAAGAACGCCGTCGATGGCTTGAACAACATCAAGTCGATCAACTTGGACCTTAGCAACCGGAAAGTGACGGTGACCGCAGGGGCCAAGCAGTCTGGGGGCCCGGCGAACGCCGTCTCCCTCTTCTTCGCGCGGGTCCTCGGATTTAGCACAGCCGACGTGGTGGCCAACTCGAGTGTCCAATGGGGCAGCGCCCTCGCCGGACGAACCGCATTTCCCCTGGCATATTCCATCTGCCAGGTGCAGGGCTACATCGGCGGAGCCCTCCAGCTTCTCCAAGATCATGGAACGGGCGCCAACCCTAGCTGCCATTACGGACCTTCGGGCGCCACTGTTGCCGGTGGCTTTGGCTGGATCGTCCAGGATGCCGGAGTATGCGGTGGCACCATCAATCTCGCCGTCAGTGAAGGCGGCAGTGCACCGGGTAACAGCCTCCCAAACAACTGTTCAGCGACGCTTCAAAAGTGGAGCGACACTATCACCGCTGGGCGCGACGTCATCGTGCTGCTCCCAGTCTTCGACGCTGTGACAGGAACGGGAAATGGCGCCGTCTACCACCTCGTGTCCTTCGCCGCCTTCAAGGTTGCTGGCTGGAAGTTCAGCGGCAACAACTCGACCCCGGACGCCTTCCGCAACACGACTTCCGACGTCTCGTCGGCACTTGCCTGCACTGGAAACTGCCGCGGAATCATCGGGAGTTTCGTCAAGTACGTGTCGCTGGCGGACGGCTACTCGCTGGGGCCTGTAGACGCCTACGGGGCCACCATTGTGCGCTTCACCTATTAG
- a CDS encoding TadE family protein: protein MPRPSERGAVAVEFALLAPILVLLLLGIMEFGRAYNAQVSLSNAAREGVRVMAITNDQTAAKTAAKNAGVSLNPKPTDANFTFSPASCTSGAQMSVTINYTLSTLTGIAGPFAMTGVGVMVCSG from the coding sequence ATGCCAAGGCCATCCGAACGGGGCGCCGTGGCAGTCGAATTTGCGCTGCTCGCACCGATCCTGGTGCTCCTGCTTCTCGGAATCATGGAATTCGGACGGGCTTACAACGCGCAGGTGTCGCTCTCAAACGCGGCACGGGAAGGAGTCCGCGTCATGGCAATCACGAATGACCAAACGGCAGCCAAGACAGCGGCGAAGAATGCCGGTGTCTCGCTGAACCCAAAGCCGACGGACGCGAACTTCACCTTTAGTCCGGCCAGCTGCACATCGGGGGCGCAGATGTCCGTGACTATCAACTACACACTCAGCACCCTCACGGGAATCGCCGGACCATTCGCGATGACAGGCGTAGGAGTCATGGTATGCAGCGGCTGA
- a CDS encoding Flp family type IVb pilin, producing the protein MLSNLLKSASHAQRDETGATAVEYGIMVALIAVVIIVAVTLLGSTVRETFSQVQCSVSGKTWTAATTSGGAGTCA; encoded by the coding sequence GTGCTTTCCAATTTGCTAAAGTCCGCTTCTCACGCGCAGCGTGACGAAACTGGTGCCACCGCCGTCGAGTACGGCATCATGGTTGCCCTTATCGCTGTTGTCATCATCGTCGCCGTCACGCTGCTGGGCTCGACGGTCAGGGAGACGTTCTCCCAGGTCCAGTGTTCCGTGAGCGGCAAAACCTGGACGGCCGCCACCACTTCAGGTGGTGCTGGCACCTGCGCCTAG
- a CDS encoding Flp family type IVb pilin codes for MLSLFSNTASRVRHEEDGATAVEYGIMVALIAVVIIVAVTLLGSTVRETFSQVQCSVSGKTWTAATTSGGKGTCA; via the coding sequence ATGCTTTCTCTCTTCTCCAACACCGCATCCCGTGTCCGCCATGAAGAAGACGGCGCCACCGCCGTCGAATACGGCATCATGGTTGCCCTTATCGCCGTTGTCATCATCGTCGCCGTCACGCTGCTGGGCTCGACGGTCAGGGAGACGTTCTCCCAGGTCCAGTGTTCCGTGAGCGGCAAAACCTGGACGGCCGCCACCACTTCAGGTGGTAAGGGCACTTGCGCCTAG
- a CDS encoding primary-amine oxidase produces MTLAPADTATPYRLAAAAEITEVRGILHAGGLLGPDNRIAYLGLLDPSRDSSKESEDRRFRIFIHDTSGGRTLDVTVSATRGEVVSAVELDTAVSGELPVLEEEFEVVEELLASDERWLKALADRGLDVAKVRVAPLSAGVFEYPEEKGRRILRGLAFVQDFPEDSAWAHPVDGLVAYVDVVNKEVTRVLDLGAVPVPAEHGNYTDPQLTGPLRTTQKPISITQPEGPSFTVTGGNHIEWEKWSVDVGFDVREGVVLHNLAFRDGDRLRPIINRASIAEMVVPYGDPSPIRSWQNYFDTGEYLVGQYANSLELGCDCLGDITYLSPVISDAFGNPREIRNGICMHEEDWGILSKHSDLWTGINYTRRNRRLVISFFTTIGNYDYGFYWYLYLDGTIEFEAKATGVVFTSAFPEGGSDNISQLAPGLGAPFHQHLFSARLDMAIDGFTNRVEEEDVVRQAMGEGNERGNAFSRKRTVLSRESEAVRDADARAGRTWIISNPESRNRLGEPVGYKLHSQNQPTLLADPGSSIAGRAAFATKDLWVTRYAEDERYPTGDFVNQHSGGAGLPAYVAQDRDIDGQDIVVWHTFGLTHFPRVEDWPIMPVDTVGFKLRPEGFFDRSPVLDVPANASGESSCHSASEGTDETAGHCH; encoded by the coding sequence ATGACTCTTGCACCAGCTGATACAGCCACTCCTTACCGCCTTGCGGCGGCCGCGGAGATCACGGAAGTCCGGGGGATCCTGCATGCCGGGGGACTCCTTGGTCCGGACAATCGGATCGCCTACCTCGGCCTGCTGGATCCGTCCCGGGACAGCTCCAAGGAGTCCGAGGACCGCCGTTTCCGCATCTTCATCCACGACACCTCCGGCGGCCGCACCCTCGACGTGACGGTTTCGGCCACGCGCGGCGAGGTGGTCTCCGCCGTCGAACTGGACACTGCCGTCTCCGGCGAACTCCCAGTCCTGGAGGAGGAGTTCGAGGTGGTCGAGGAACTCCTGGCCTCGGACGAACGGTGGCTGAAGGCCCTGGCCGACCGCGGACTGGACGTCGCCAAGGTCCGCGTTGCCCCGCTGTCTGCCGGCGTCTTCGAGTACCCCGAGGAGAAGGGCCGCCGCATCCTCCGCGGACTGGCTTTCGTGCAGGACTTCCCGGAAGACAGCGCCTGGGCGCACCCCGTGGACGGGCTGGTGGCGTATGTGGATGTGGTCAACAAGGAAGTCACCAGGGTCCTGGACCTGGGCGCCGTCCCGGTCCCCGCAGAGCACGGCAACTACACGGACCCCCAACTGACCGGCCCGCTGCGCACCACCCAGAAGCCCATCAGCATCACCCAGCCTGAAGGTCCCAGCTTCACCGTCACCGGCGGCAACCACATCGAGTGGGAAAAATGGAGCGTGGACGTCGGCTTCGACGTCCGCGAAGGCGTGGTCCTGCACAACCTTGCGTTCCGGGACGGCGACAGGCTCCGCCCCATCATCAACCGGGCCTCCATTGCCGAGATGGTGGTTCCCTACGGCGACCCTTCGCCCATCAGGTCCTGGCAGAACTACTTCGACACCGGCGAATACCTGGTGGGCCAGTACGCCAACTCGCTGGAACTGGGCTGCGACTGCCTGGGCGACATCACCTACCTCAGCCCGGTCATCAGCGACGCCTTCGGCAACCCCCGCGAGATCCGCAACGGCATCTGCATGCATGAGGAAGACTGGGGCATCCTCTCCAAGCACTCGGACCTCTGGACCGGCATCAACTACACCCGCCGCAACCGCCGCCTGGTGATCTCCTTCTTCACCACCATCGGCAACTACGACTACGGCTTCTACTGGTACCTCTACCTGGATGGCACCATCGAATTCGAGGCCAAGGCCACCGGCGTGGTCTTCACCAGTGCCTTCCCGGAAGGCGGCTCTGACAACATCTCCCAGCTCGCCCCCGGCCTCGGCGCTCCCTTCCACCAGCACCTGTTCAGCGCCCGCCTGGACATGGCCATTGACGGCTTCACCAACCGCGTGGAGGAAGAAGACGTGGTCCGCCAGGCCATGGGCGAAGGGAACGAGCGAGGCAACGCCTTCTCCCGCAAGCGCACTGTCCTGAGCCGTGAATCCGAGGCCGTCCGGGACGCCGACGCAAGGGCAGGCCGCACCTGGATCATCTCCAACCCGGAGTCCCGCAACCGGCTGGGCGAGCCCGTGGGCTACAAGCTGCACTCCCAGAACCAGCCCACGCTGCTGGCTGACCCGGGATCCTCGATCGCCGGCCGCGCGGCCTTCGCCACCAAGGACCTGTGGGTCACCAGGTACGCCGAGGACGAGCGTTACCCCACGGGCGACTTCGTGAACCAGCACTCCGGCGGCGCGGGCCTGCCGGCCTACGTGGCCCAGGATCGCGACATCGACGGCCAGGACATCGTGGTGTGGCACACCTTCGGCCTGACCCACTTCCCGCGTGTGGAGGACTGGCCGATCATGCCCGTGGACACCGTTGGCTTCAAGCTTCGGCCGGAAGGCTTCTTCGACCGCAGCCCGGTCCTGGACGTGCCGGCGAACGCTTCGGGTGAGTCCTCATGCCACAGCGCGTCCGAGGGCACGGACGAGACCGCCGGCCACTGCCACTAA
- a CDS encoding TetR/AcrR family transcriptional regulator, with amino-acid sequence MPKIVDHDERRLELVDATWRIIARLGIEGATMREIALEAGFANGALKPYFPTKDTLLTFAFRHVFNRTNERIREVTAGKGGIAALRAFCVEVLPLDSERVNEARIVVPFWQKAITDPEKAAIHRESMDQWHGTIQGYLTEARRQGDVTAAVDDSAASGHLLNMLLGAQIAAALAPGIETDLGLDEQLEAFLTLLQAGS; translated from the coding sequence GTGCCAAAGATTGTTGACCACGATGAACGGCGCCTGGAACTGGTGGATGCGACGTGGCGGATCATCGCCAGGCTGGGCATCGAGGGCGCCACCATGCGGGAGATCGCCCTCGAGGCCGGCTTTGCAAACGGCGCACTGAAGCCTTACTTCCCCACCAAGGACACGCTGCTGACCTTTGCGTTCCGCCACGTATTCAACAGGACCAACGAGCGCATCAGGGAGGTCACGGCGGGGAAAGGCGGAATTGCGGCACTTCGGGCTTTCTGCGTGGAGGTGCTGCCGCTGGACTCCGAGCGCGTCAATGAAGCGCGGATCGTGGTCCCGTTCTGGCAGAAGGCCATCACCGACCCGGAAAAAGCCGCCATCCACCGTGAGTCCATGGATCAATGGCATGGCACGATCCAGGGATACCTGACCGAGGCGAGGCGGCAGGGGGACGTGACTGCCGCCGTCGACGATTCAGCGGCATCCGGCCACCTGCTGAACATGCTGCTGGGCGCTCAGATAGCCGCGGCCCTCGCCCCGGGCATCGAGACGGACCTGGGCCTGGACGAGCAACTGGAAGCGTTCCTGACCCTCCTGCAGGCCGGCTCCTGA
- a CDS encoding helix-turn-helix domain-containing protein has product MSAPTARPAGQELTSSVAASFDHWRHLVAESFVPLAAETEHAETFRGRMRSRVLDRMCIVEVTATPHSVHRTPALLARSEQRYFKLNLQLEGTGLLIQDNREAVLRPGDLAVYDTNRPYTLAFEERARVMVVMFPHDALTLPPEYVGQLSAVRLASGSGVAGIVGPFMAQIAANPGLLSGPSGSRLAANALDLVSTMLHSELDMAGDSLKPQVVLATSVREYIEANLADPQLSPASIAAAHFISTRHLHNIFHESGATVASWIRCQRLERIRRELRDPLHNGTAVGAVAARWGFLDAAHFSRSFRDAFGVSPSDWRRGA; this is encoded by the coding sequence ATGTCTGCACCGACAGCCCGCCCCGCGGGCCAGGAACTCACCTCCAGCGTGGCCGCCTCATTTGACCACTGGCGACACCTCGTGGCGGAGTCCTTTGTGCCGCTGGCCGCGGAAACGGAGCACGCGGAGACGTTCCGCGGCAGGATGCGCTCCAGGGTGCTGGACCGCATGTGCATCGTGGAGGTAACCGCCACACCCCACAGCGTCCACCGCACACCCGCGCTGCTTGCACGGTCGGAGCAGCGCTACTTCAAGCTCAACCTTCAGCTGGAAGGTACCGGGCTGCTCATCCAGGACAACCGCGAGGCTGTGCTGCGCCCCGGCGACCTTGCCGTCTACGACACCAACCGGCCGTACACGCTCGCCTTCGAGGAGCGGGCCCGGGTCATGGTGGTGATGTTCCCCCATGACGCGCTGACACTGCCGCCGGAATATGTGGGACAGCTTTCCGCGGTCCGCCTGGCCTCCGGCAGTGGCGTTGCCGGCATTGTTGGCCCCTTCATGGCCCAGATTGCGGCAAATCCAGGGCTCCTCAGCGGCCCCAGCGGATCCCGCTTGGCTGCCAACGCCCTGGATCTTGTATCAACGATGCTTCACTCGGAGCTGGACATGGCGGGGGACAGCCTGAAGCCGCAGGTGGTGCTGGCAACGTCGGTCCGCGAATACATCGAGGCCAACCTGGCGGATCCTCAGCTGTCCCCCGCCAGCATTGCCGCGGCCCACTTCATCTCCACGCGGCACCTGCACAACATCTTCCATGAGTCGGGCGCCACCGTGGCCAGTTGGATCCGGTGCCAGCGGCTCGAACGGATCCGCCGCGAACTGAGGGACCCGCTGCATAACGGCACGGCCGTGGGCGCCGTCGCCGCCCGCTGGGGGTTCCTGGACGCAGCCCATTTCAGCCGTTCGTTCCGGGACGCCTTCGGTGTGTCCCCCAGTGACTGGCGGCGCGGCGCCTAG
- a CDS encoding aldehyde dehydrogenase family protein, translating to METFTDLLTSIAPVSGETRTIFDPATGTAVGEAPVHTVEDLEQAVAAATAAQPAWAALGHDARSAALLKAADAVERSAEELARLLSREQGKPLNGPNARFEVGACAAWLRATAATRLDPETVVDDGETYAELHYKPIGIVGAIGPWNWPMMITAWQIAPALRMGNAVVVKPSEYTPLSVLALVKVLNEELPEGLLTAVSGGREVGARLAEHPAVGKVMFTGSTATGKAIIRSSADTVKRLTLELGGNDAGIVLPDADPKGIAEGLFWGAFINTGQTCAALKRLYVHEDIYEAVCEELTKVAAAMPMGNGLDENNVLGPLQNRQQYDIVTRLVDAARDSGARILLGGNPDTGQPGHFYPTTLVADIDNTNPLVTEEQFGPALPIIRYSTIDEAIALANGLDVGLGASVWSSDTAAARKVAARLEAGTVWINKHGAVDPRIPFGGAKQSGYGLEFGAEGLKALGVPQVING from the coding sequence ATGGAAACATTCACTGATCTTTTGACGTCGATCGCACCGGTCTCGGGCGAAACCCGGACCATATTCGACCCCGCCACCGGCACCGCCGTCGGCGAAGCGCCGGTGCACACCGTCGAGGACCTGGAGCAGGCAGTCGCTGCCGCCACGGCCGCCCAGCCGGCCTGGGCGGCCCTGGGCCACGACGCCCGGTCCGCGGCGCTCCTGAAGGCCGCCGACGCCGTCGAACGCTCCGCCGAGGAACTCGCCCGGCTGCTCTCCCGCGAGCAGGGCAAGCCCCTGAACGGCCCCAACGCCCGCTTCGAAGTCGGCGCCTGCGCGGCGTGGCTGCGCGCCACCGCCGCCACACGCCTGGACCCGGAGACCGTGGTGGACGACGGCGAAACGTACGCCGAACTGCACTACAAGCCCATCGGCATCGTCGGCGCGATCGGCCCGTGGAACTGGCCCATGATGATCACCGCCTGGCAGATCGCCCCCGCCCTGCGGATGGGCAACGCCGTGGTGGTCAAACCCTCCGAATACACCCCGCTCTCCGTGCTGGCCCTGGTCAAGGTCCTCAACGAAGAACTCCCCGAAGGCCTCCTCACCGCGGTCTCCGGCGGCCGCGAGGTAGGCGCCCGCCTGGCCGAACACCCTGCCGTCGGCAAGGTCATGTTCACCGGCTCCACCGCCACCGGCAAGGCGATCATTCGCTCGTCGGCTGACACGGTCAAGCGCCTTACCCTGGAACTCGGTGGCAACGACGCCGGCATCGTCCTGCCCGACGCCGACCCCAAGGGAATTGCCGAAGGCCTCTTCTGGGGCGCGTTCATCAATACCGGCCAGACCTGCGCCGCCCTGAAGCGCCTCTACGTCCACGAGGACATCTACGAGGCCGTCTGCGAGGAACTCACCAAGGTCGCCGCCGCCATGCCGATGGGCAACGGCCTGGACGAGAACAACGTCCTGGGCCCGCTGCAGAACCGACAGCAGTACGACATCGTCACCCGTCTCGTGGACGCCGCCCGCGACTCCGGCGCCCGGATCCTGCTCGGCGGCAACCCCGACACCGGCCAGCCCGGCCACTTCTACCCCACCACCCTCGTGGCCGACATCGACAACACCAACCCCCTCGTCACCGAGGAACAGTTCGGCCCGGCCCTGCCCATCATCCGCTACAGCACCATCGACGAGGCCATCGCCCTGGCGAACGGGCTCGACGTCGGGCTCGGAGCCTCCGTCTGGTCCTCCGACACCGCCGCAGCCCGCAAGGTCGCCGCCCGCCTCGAAGCCGGCACCGTCTGGATCAACAAGCACGGCGCCGTGGACCCCCGCATCCCGTTCGGCGGCGCCAAGCAGTCCGGCTACGGCCTCGAATTCGGCGCCGAAGGCCTCAAAGCCCTCGGCGTCCCGCAGGTCATCAACGGCTAA
- a CDS encoding APC family permease, with the protein MSHEQTLPSAGTSAGSGTAKGLSRRTLGVPALVFMIIAASAPLTVVAGGIPSNFAVTGNVGIPLSFIVLGVCLALFTVGYAAMSAHIRNAGAFYAYIAQGLGRATGVGAAWVALISYNAMQIGIYGLFGFASASFLNAKLGLDVPWWATALVGFVMVGWLGINKVDLSARIIGYLVGLEFVAVIVFDVVAFAVSPEGPSVAGLAPSNLFTAGVGAALAFSMAAFMGFESAAIYSEEAKDPARSIARATYIAVGVIALFYAFSGWAMTVGTGPSQIVAQSQEFGPDLPFVFLTGHGAAIASDIAQLLFITSLLAALIAFHNAVARYVFSLGRENVLPRSFALVNARHAPVAGSLAQSVLALLTLVVFAIAGIGSELAELYPVLTFFTWLTNTAAFGLVLLLVLISVAVIGYFRKHAAGHSLWTRVVAPALAALTLGTVFVLIVVNFNVLIGSDGDSALSWILPALVLVPGIAGLLWGLRLKKHRPDVYGGIGFGGAPDDSV; encoded by the coding sequence ATGTCACACGAACAAACTCTCCCGTCCGCGGGCACCAGCGCAGGCAGCGGGACCGCCAAAGGACTGAGCAGGCGCACGCTCGGCGTGCCCGCCCTCGTCTTCATGATCATTGCCGCATCCGCGCCCCTGACGGTGGTGGCCGGCGGCATTCCCAGCAACTTCGCGGTCACCGGGAACGTCGGCATTCCACTGTCCTTCATCGTCCTCGGTGTCTGCCTGGCGCTGTTCACGGTGGGCTACGCAGCCATGAGCGCCCACATCCGCAACGCCGGGGCGTTTTACGCCTACATCGCACAGGGCCTCGGCCGGGCCACCGGGGTAGGCGCCGCATGGGTGGCGCTGATTTCCTACAACGCGATGCAGATCGGCATCTACGGGCTCTTTGGCTTTGCCTCGGCGTCCTTCCTCAATGCCAAGCTTGGGCTCGACGTCCCGTGGTGGGCCACGGCGCTGGTGGGCTTCGTCATGGTGGGCTGGCTGGGGATCAACAAGGTTGACCTGTCCGCCAGGATCATCGGCTACCTCGTGGGGCTGGAATTCGTAGCGGTCATCGTCTTTGATGTTGTCGCGTTCGCTGTGAGCCCGGAGGGCCCCAGCGTCGCCGGACTTGCGCCGTCGAACCTGTTCACGGCTGGCGTCGGCGCCGCCCTGGCATTCAGCATGGCGGCCTTCATGGGCTTTGAATCGGCCGCCATCTACAGCGAGGAAGCCAAGGACCCCGCCCGGTCCATCGCCCGGGCAACGTACATCGCCGTCGGCGTCATCGCGCTCTTCTACGCCTTCTCCGGCTGGGCCATGACCGTGGGGACCGGCCCCAGCCAGATTGTGGCGCAGTCCCAGGAGTTTGGCCCGGACCTTCCGTTCGTCTTCCTCACCGGCCACGGCGCCGCGATCGCCTCCGACATTGCGCAGCTCCTGTTCATCACCAGCCTGCTCGCCGCCCTGATCGCGTTCCACAATGCGGTGGCCCGGTATGTGTTCTCCCTGGGCCGCGAAAACGTGCTGCCGCGCAGCTTTGCCCTCGTCAACGCCCGGCACGCCCCGGTGGCCGGGTCCCTGGCCCAGTCCGTGCTGGCCCTGCTCACGCTGGTGGTGTTCGCCATCGCCGGCATCGGCTCCGAGTTGGCCGAGCTGTACCCGGTCCTCACCTTCTTCACGTGGCTGACCAACACCGCGGCCTTCGGCCTGGTGCTGCTCCTGGTGCTGATTTCGGTGGCTGTCATCGGCTACTTCCGCAAACACGCGGCCGGGCATTCCCTCTGGACCCGCGTCGTCGCGCCGGCCCTGGCAGCCCTGACGCTGGGCACCGTGTTCGTGCTGATCGTGGTCAATTTCAATGTCCTGATCGGCTCGGACGGCGACTCCGCGTTGTCGTGGATCCTCCCTGCGTTGGTCCTGGTGCCCGGCATTGCCGGACTGCTCTGGGGCCTTCGGCTGAAGAAGCACCGCCCGGACGTCTACGGCGGCATCGGCTTCGGCGGGGCTCCCGACGACTCCGTTTGA
- a CDS encoding thioesterase family protein, producing the protein MNDVVAPRNPQASIERTVEWVDTDASGHQHNSAIVRWVEAAEAELFRSLELPDYFPSAPRVQQVINYRAKLWFGQRVTATVRIHTLGRTSMTLAFEVHGHAHGTSDGGIAADGTVTVAHVPAGSSTAQPWPAHIREAAGPRNGARST; encoded by the coding sequence ATGAATGACGTCGTCGCACCGCGGAACCCGCAGGCCAGCATCGAACGCACGGTCGAATGGGTGGACACCGATGCCTCCGGCCACCAGCACAACTCCGCCATCGTGCGCTGGGTGGAGGCGGCGGAGGCCGAGCTCTTCCGCAGCCTGGAGCTGCCGGACTATTTTCCGAGTGCGCCGCGGGTCCAGCAAGTGATCAACTACAGGGCCAAGCTGTGGTTCGGCCAGCGCGTCACCGCCACGGTGCGGATCCACACCCTGGGCCGCACCTCCATGACCCTGGCCTTCGAGGTCCATGGCCATGCCCACGGCACCTCCGACGGCGGAATTGCTGCCGACGGAACCGTCACGGTAGCCCACGTTCCCGCGGGATCCAGCACCGCCCAGCCGTGGCCGGCGCACATCCGCGAGGCCGCCGGGCCACGCAACGGCGCCCGCAGCACTTGA